A genomic stretch from Arachis stenosperma cultivar V10309 chromosome 3, arast.V10309.gnm1.PFL2, whole genome shotgun sequence includes:
- the LOC130967422 gene encoding BTB/POZ domain-containing protein At3g22104 isoform X1 produces MESCYCNLEVEVNGDETFMVDKAIIAQYSSKLARLFGKSSGPSGKLKVIFHDFPGGAEGFELMLKFCYNNGSIDMNSSNLLQAHCAAEYMEMKDSVLGVPNLLEQTEKSLEEISYWRWSELLVALKQCQNLSTVLDYYSNSMMLEKCMDTIVGRMFLASEASPCPSTCSTDSSSGGVRFSCDSKSTESIKTSSFSSRPCWWFEDLVFLNPVLVEMLVRSMITRKLEHGLISRFLMYYQKARFSSTIDVSEKIKILEMVIDMHYDMEYYHNSTIPFKTLFGILRISLSLNISKSCRHKLEAMIGSNLDQATLDNLLVPSPYGISYLYDVKLVLKFLKAFLRRGGGVVAPTRMKKVASLIDLYIAEIAPDPSLRPSKFLALATAIPDSARDSYDELYHAMDMYLEVHGQLSEEEKLKICCGLNYDKLSPQACIHLSQNPKFPSKSAVQALISQQSKLKNLIQSTPATSPLLNGSSPPFCFTNVNAQKGNKDKSNDQVVLYSSTGDFDASSDNERLKAHLQGMQWRVMELEKICKKMQTQMAKITKSKVPPNSYARSLPKLCS; encoded by the exons ATGGAATCTTGTTACTGCAATCTTGAAGTTGAGGTAAATGGAGACGAGACCTTCATGGTTGACaag gCTATTATTGCTCAATACTCAAGCAAGTTAGCTAGATTATTTGGAAAATCTAGTGGTCCCAGTGGGAAACTCAAAGTAATATTCCATGATTTTCCAGGGGGTGCTGAGGGTTTTGAGCTTATgctaaaattttgttacaacAATGGAAGCATTGACATGAACTCTTCCAATTTGTTACAAGCACATTGTGCAGCTGAGTACATGGAAATGAAGGATTCTGTTCTTGGTGTTCCTAATTTGTTGGAACAAACAGAGAAGTCACTTGAAGAAATAAGCTATTGGAGATGGTCTGAACTTTTGGTTGCTTTGAAACAGTGCCAGAATCTATCAACTGTGTTGGATTACTATTCTAATTCAATGATGCTGGAGAAGTGTATGGACACCATTGTTGGGAGAATGTTTCTTGCTAGTGAAGCAAGCCCATGCCCTTCAACTTGCTCAACTGATAGTTCTTCCGGTGGGGTCCGGTTTTCGTGTGATTCGAAGAGTACTGAGAGTATCAAGACGAGTAGCTTCAGTTCGCGTCCGTGTTGGTGGTTTGAGGATCTTGTTTTCTTAAATCCGGTTTTGGTTGAAATGTTGGTGAGGTCAATGATCACAAGAAAATTGGAACATGGTTTGATTAGTAGGTTTCTAATGTATTATCAAAAAGCAAGATTTTCAAGTACTATTGATGTGAGTGAGAAGATTAAGATCTTGGAAATGGTCATAGATATGCATTATGATATGGAGTACTACCATAATAGTACAATCCCTTTTAAGACCTTGTTTGGGATTCTAAGAATTAGTTTGAGTTTGAACATAAGCAAAAGTTGTAGGCACAAGTTGGAGGCCATGATTGGTTCCAAtttggatcaagcaactttggACAATTTGCTTGTTCCATCACCATATGGAATAAGTTACTTGTATGATGTGAAACTTGTTCTCAAGTTTCTAAAGGCGTTCTTGCGACGCGGCGGCGGCGTTGTTGCTCCCACTAGGATGAAGAAAGTTGCAAGCTTGATAGATTTGTACATAGCAGAGATAGCACCTGATCCTTCTTTAAGGCCTTCTAAGTTCTTGGCTCTTGCCACAGCAATTCCAGATTCTGCAAGAGATTCTTATGATGAGCTCTACCATGCCATGGACATGTACCTTGAG GTTCATGGTCAATTgtcagaagaagaaaagttgaaGATATGTTGTGGATTAAACTATGATAAGCTTTCACCTCAAGCTTGCATACACCTTTCTCAGAACCCAAAATTCCCATCAAAATCAGCAGTTCAGGCTCTCATATCACAACAATCAAAGCTCAAAAACTTGATCCAATCTACTCCAGCTACATCACCATTACTCAATGGCTCATCACCCCCTTTCTGCTTTACAAATGTTAATGCACAAAAGGgaaacaaagacaaaagcaatGACCAAGTTGTGTTGTATTCTTCTACTGGAGACTTTGATGCTTCATCTGATAATGAGAGACTCAAGGCACATTTGCAAGGAATGCAATGGAGGGTTATGGAATTAGAGAAAATCTGTAAGAAAATGCAAACTCAGATGGCAAAGATCACAAAATCAAAAGTACCACCCAATAGTTATGCAAGATCTTTGCCTAAGCTCTGTTCatga
- the LOC130967422 gene encoding BTB/POZ domain-containing protein At3g22104 isoform X2 — MKGGYYLMAIIAQYSSKLARLFGKSSGPSGKLKVIFHDFPGGAEGFELMLKFCYNNGSIDMNSSNLLQAHCAAEYMEMKDSVLGVPNLLEQTEKSLEEISYWRWSELLVALKQCQNLSTVLDYYSNSMMLEKCMDTIVGRMFLASEASPCPSTCSTDSSSGGVRFSCDSKSTESIKTSSFSSRPCWWFEDLVFLNPVLVEMLVRSMITRKLEHGLISRFLMYYQKARFSSTIDVSEKIKILEMVIDMHYDMEYYHNSTIPFKTLFGILRISLSLNISKSCRHKLEAMIGSNLDQATLDNLLVPSPYGISYLYDVKLVLKFLKAFLRRGGGVVAPTRMKKVASLIDLYIAEIAPDPSLRPSKFLALATAIPDSARDSYDELYHAMDMYLEVHGQLSEEEKLKICCGLNYDKLSPQACIHLSQNPKFPSKSAVQALISQQSKLKNLIQSTPATSPLLNGSSPPFCFTNVNAQKGNKDKSNDQVVLYSSTGDFDASSDNERLKAHLQGMQWRVMELEKICKKMQTQMAKITKSKVPPNSYARSLPKLCS, encoded by the exons ATGAAGGGGGGTTATTATTTAATG gCTATTATTGCTCAATACTCAAGCAAGTTAGCTAGATTATTTGGAAAATCTAGTGGTCCCAGTGGGAAACTCAAAGTAATATTCCATGATTTTCCAGGGGGTGCTGAGGGTTTTGAGCTTATgctaaaattttgttacaacAATGGAAGCATTGACATGAACTCTTCCAATTTGTTACAAGCACATTGTGCAGCTGAGTACATGGAAATGAAGGATTCTGTTCTTGGTGTTCCTAATTTGTTGGAACAAACAGAGAAGTCACTTGAAGAAATAAGCTATTGGAGATGGTCTGAACTTTTGGTTGCTTTGAAACAGTGCCAGAATCTATCAACTGTGTTGGATTACTATTCTAATTCAATGATGCTGGAGAAGTGTATGGACACCATTGTTGGGAGAATGTTTCTTGCTAGTGAAGCAAGCCCATGCCCTTCAACTTGCTCAACTGATAGTTCTTCCGGTGGGGTCCGGTTTTCGTGTGATTCGAAGAGTACTGAGAGTATCAAGACGAGTAGCTTCAGTTCGCGTCCGTGTTGGTGGTTTGAGGATCTTGTTTTCTTAAATCCGGTTTTGGTTGAAATGTTGGTGAGGTCAATGATCACAAGAAAATTGGAACATGGTTTGATTAGTAGGTTTCTAATGTATTATCAAAAAGCAAGATTTTCAAGTACTATTGATGTGAGTGAGAAGATTAAGATCTTGGAAATGGTCATAGATATGCATTATGATATGGAGTACTACCATAATAGTACAATCCCTTTTAAGACCTTGTTTGGGATTCTAAGAATTAGTTTGAGTTTGAACATAAGCAAAAGTTGTAGGCACAAGTTGGAGGCCATGATTGGTTCCAAtttggatcaagcaactttggACAATTTGCTTGTTCCATCACCATATGGAATAAGTTACTTGTATGATGTGAAACTTGTTCTCAAGTTTCTAAAGGCGTTCTTGCGACGCGGCGGCGGCGTTGTTGCTCCCACTAGGATGAAGAAAGTTGCAAGCTTGATAGATTTGTACATAGCAGAGATAGCACCTGATCCTTCTTTAAGGCCTTCTAAGTTCTTGGCTCTTGCCACAGCAATTCCAGATTCTGCAAGAGATTCTTATGATGAGCTCTACCATGCCATGGACATGTACCTTGAG GTTCATGGTCAATTgtcagaagaagaaaagttgaaGATATGTTGTGGATTAAACTATGATAAGCTTTCACCTCAAGCTTGCATACACCTTTCTCAGAACCCAAAATTCCCATCAAAATCAGCAGTTCAGGCTCTCATATCACAACAATCAAAGCTCAAAAACTTGATCCAATCTACTCCAGCTACATCACCATTACTCAATGGCTCATCACCCCCTTTCTGCTTTACAAATGTTAATGCACAAAAGGgaaacaaagacaaaagcaatGACCAAGTTGTGTTGTATTCTTCTACTGGAGACTTTGATGCTTCATCTGATAATGAGAGACTCAAGGCACATTTGCAAGGAATGCAATGGAGGGTTATGGAATTAGAGAAAATCTGTAAGAAAATGCAAACTCAGATGGCAAAGATCACAAAATCAAAAGTACCACCCAATAGTTATGCAAGATCTTTGCCTAAGCTCTGTTCatga
- the LOC130967422 gene encoding BTB/POZ domain-containing protein At3g22104 isoform X3, with translation MAIIAQYSSKLARLFGKSSGPSGKLKVIFHDFPGGAEGFELMLKFCYNNGSIDMNSSNLLQAHCAAEYMEMKDSVLGVPNLLEQTEKSLEEISYWRWSELLVALKQCQNLSTVLDYYSNSMMLEKCMDTIVGRMFLASEASPCPSTCSTDSSSGGVRFSCDSKSTESIKTSSFSSRPCWWFEDLVFLNPVLVEMLVRSMITRKLEHGLISRFLMYYQKARFSSTIDVSEKIKILEMVIDMHYDMEYYHNSTIPFKTLFGILRISLSLNISKSCRHKLEAMIGSNLDQATLDNLLVPSPYGISYLYDVKLVLKFLKAFLRRGGGVVAPTRMKKVASLIDLYIAEIAPDPSLRPSKFLALATAIPDSARDSYDELYHAMDMYLEVHGQLSEEEKLKICCGLNYDKLSPQACIHLSQNPKFPSKSAVQALISQQSKLKNLIQSTPATSPLLNGSSPPFCFTNVNAQKGNKDKSNDQVVLYSSTGDFDASSDNERLKAHLQGMQWRVMELEKICKKMQTQMAKITKSKVPPNSYARSLPKLCS, from the exons ATG gCTATTATTGCTCAATACTCAAGCAAGTTAGCTAGATTATTTGGAAAATCTAGTGGTCCCAGTGGGAAACTCAAAGTAATATTCCATGATTTTCCAGGGGGTGCTGAGGGTTTTGAGCTTATgctaaaattttgttacaacAATGGAAGCATTGACATGAACTCTTCCAATTTGTTACAAGCACATTGTGCAGCTGAGTACATGGAAATGAAGGATTCTGTTCTTGGTGTTCCTAATTTGTTGGAACAAACAGAGAAGTCACTTGAAGAAATAAGCTATTGGAGATGGTCTGAACTTTTGGTTGCTTTGAAACAGTGCCAGAATCTATCAACTGTGTTGGATTACTATTCTAATTCAATGATGCTGGAGAAGTGTATGGACACCATTGTTGGGAGAATGTTTCTTGCTAGTGAAGCAAGCCCATGCCCTTCAACTTGCTCAACTGATAGTTCTTCCGGTGGGGTCCGGTTTTCGTGTGATTCGAAGAGTACTGAGAGTATCAAGACGAGTAGCTTCAGTTCGCGTCCGTGTTGGTGGTTTGAGGATCTTGTTTTCTTAAATCCGGTTTTGGTTGAAATGTTGGTGAGGTCAATGATCACAAGAAAATTGGAACATGGTTTGATTAGTAGGTTTCTAATGTATTATCAAAAAGCAAGATTTTCAAGTACTATTGATGTGAGTGAGAAGATTAAGATCTTGGAAATGGTCATAGATATGCATTATGATATGGAGTACTACCATAATAGTACAATCCCTTTTAAGACCTTGTTTGGGATTCTAAGAATTAGTTTGAGTTTGAACATAAGCAAAAGTTGTAGGCACAAGTTGGAGGCCATGATTGGTTCCAAtttggatcaagcaactttggACAATTTGCTTGTTCCATCACCATATGGAATAAGTTACTTGTATGATGTGAAACTTGTTCTCAAGTTTCTAAAGGCGTTCTTGCGACGCGGCGGCGGCGTTGTTGCTCCCACTAGGATGAAGAAAGTTGCAAGCTTGATAGATTTGTACATAGCAGAGATAGCACCTGATCCTTCTTTAAGGCCTTCTAAGTTCTTGGCTCTTGCCACAGCAATTCCAGATTCTGCAAGAGATTCTTATGATGAGCTCTACCATGCCATGGACATGTACCTTGAG GTTCATGGTCAATTgtcagaagaagaaaagttgaaGATATGTTGTGGATTAAACTATGATAAGCTTTCACCTCAAGCTTGCATACACCTTTCTCAGAACCCAAAATTCCCATCAAAATCAGCAGTTCAGGCTCTCATATCACAACAATCAAAGCTCAAAAACTTGATCCAATCTACTCCAGCTACATCACCATTACTCAATGGCTCATCACCCCCTTTCTGCTTTACAAATGTTAATGCACAAAAGGgaaacaaagacaaaagcaatGACCAAGTTGTGTTGTATTCTTCTACTGGAGACTTTGATGCTTCATCTGATAATGAGAGACTCAAGGCACATTTGCAAGGAATGCAATGGAGGGTTATGGAATTAGAGAAAATCTGTAAGAAAATGCAAACTCAGATGGCAAAGATCACAAAATCAAAAGTACCACCCAATAGTTATGCAAGATCTTTGCCTAAGCTCTGTTCatga